GATCCGGCCGAGCGGGTGGAGTCGTTCGCCGCACTGGCCCGGCTCGCGGATCTGCCCGCCGGGCACCCGGTTTCGGTTGGCGCTTGAGACGCTCGGCGGCGGCTGGCCGCTAGTCTCACCCCAGAACCACCGGCAGCTTTCCCGCCAGGTCGCCCAGCATCGCCGTTTCGTCCTCGGTCGCGGACCGCCGCCCGGTCCGCACCAGCAACGCCGCTCGGTCGTCCAGCTCCGCGGGCAGCTTTTCCCCCAGCACCGTCTCCACTGTCTGCCGGGCCGCCGCCAGGCACTGCGCGCTCGGACCGTCCACACCGGACAGATAGGCGACCAGATCCAGGTGGTGCAACGTCGACTCCACCACGTACGTCTCGAAATAGTCCGCCACCGTCAGCACCTGGCCTCGCGTCTCGACCCGCGCCGCCCGGTCCGCGAGGACCGCGGCCCGTCCGGCGGCCGCGGCCAAGTCCTCGAAGTGGTGCACCAGCGACGCGCCCGACCGGTAGCATGCCGCCGACCGGCGAGTGAATTTGTCCTCGTCGGACAGTCCGGTCGGCGGTTCGCCGCCGAGCTCCCAGTACCCGGAGGCAGTGCGGGTCGGCTCGGCGCCGGTCGGCGTGGCGAGCGTGATGAGGACGTCTTGCGCGTCGATGATCAGGTGAAACACCAAGTCCTGGACCAGCCAGCCAGTACAGCCGGACGGGGTCAGCCACTGGCCGCCCTCGAGCGAGCGGACTGCCCTGCGAAGGTCATTCCAGGCGCGGGAGAAGAGGTCCACGCCGGCAGCCTAGCCATCACCCCCGGTCACGGCAGCCGATTTTCACAACCGCAGCAACAGTTCGGTGAGCAGCCGCTGGGCCGGGTCGGTCAAGTCGATTCCGGATACCTCCGAGGCGCGCCGGACCCGGTATCGCACGGTGTTCGGGTGGATGTTCAGGCTGCTCGCCGCCGCCCGGACGTCCCCGAAAGCGTTCAGGTACGCCAGCACCGCGGGCACCAGGATCGCGCCGTGCTCGGCGTCGTGCGCCGTCAGGTCCGCCAGCCGGGGATCTCGCAACCGCGGTTGATCGGCCAAGTAGGCCAGCACTTCCGACAGCAGGACGTCTGCCCGGACATCGGCCAGCGACGCGACATCCGACGGCCAGTGTCCGCGTGTCATCGCCATCAGGACCCGGTCCGCGTCGCCTCGGGACGATGCCGCCTCGGACAGTCGCGCCACGATGCCGCCGAGTGCTGCGCGTACCGGAGTGTCGAGGTGTTTCCGTGCTGCGCCAACGATTTCCTTTGCCAGTGCGAGCACTGCGGCATCCGAGTGTTCCGGCAGGTCGGGCAGCAGCGCGTACACGCGGCCGTTGAGCACGCTGACCAGCGCGGTCCGCCGATACGCCGCGGTGTGCACGGCGATCAGATGCACGAGTTCCGCACGGCGCAGCAACCGATCCGATGCGGCGGCCGACTGCTGCCTAGCGAGCGTGAACGCCAGTACCTGCGCCGGACGTGCCGGATCCGCGCCGATGTCGTCCGCGACCGACTCGGCGTCCACGCGTCCTTCCAACAGCCCGGCAAGCAGGTCTTCCCGAAGCCGCAGCTGCGGATCGGGCAGCGTCCGAGCGCGAATGAGCTGCGGCGCCAACGTCCGGCTCGCGCCGAGCAGCGCCACTTCCGCTTGCTCGGTAAGGGGTTTCGCGCCTTCCTGGACCCAGATGGTGCCGAGCGGCTGCGAACCCGCGTGAATGCCGGCGGCGATGCGCCGGCGGATCCCGAGATCGGGCCGCTCGTCGACGCGCACGATCCCTTCCCCGGCGCGCAGCCGCTGATAGACGCCCCACTCGCGAAGCATCGCGAGGTACCGCTCCGGCCCTTCTCGGCCCAGGATCGACAGCCGGCGCAACTCGTCCACCTCGTCGCCGCCGCGCGAGTACGCGAGTACGCGGCTCGCGGTGTCCTCGATGCTGACCAGACCGCCGGTCAGCGTCGCGATGGTCTGCGCCAGCGCGAAGAGGTCGCCCAGCACCTCGCCGGTCTCCGCTTCGCCTCCGGCACGCGCCGCGTCGACCACCCCGCGCGCCAGGGCTTCGACCTGTTCCCACCGTGCTTCGGCGCCGACCGTAAGCAACGCGACGCCCGCGTCTGCTGCGACCTCGATGCCGCCTTCGCCCTTTACGGCTACCGCAGCCGCTCCGCCGCGTCCGGCCGCGCGGATCGCCGCCGCCGCGGATCGGCCTCGTGCGCCGATGACCAGCACCAGGTCGCCGGGATGCGCCTCCGGCGGGTCCTCCGGGTCGAGAATCACCACGTCCTGCACCGGGACGCCCAGTCCGCGCGGGGCGACCAGCACCCGGACGAGCGGCTCGCCGAGGGTCGCGAGGACGTGCCGCAGCGACGCGCCGGAAAGCGGTTCGTCGGCGGTCACCGGATAGGCCGATCGAACAAAACCATATCGACGATTCTAGCCGCTCGAACAAACACCTGAACGGCCTACGGAGTTATGTTTCGGGCAACGACCAGTAACCAACGAGGGAGCCGCCGTGGACGCCGTGACCCAGACCCCCGCCCCGAAGAACGAGCCGGTGCTGACGTACGCGCCGGGCAGCGCCGAGCGCGCCGAGCTGGAGGGTGCGCTGAAGAAACTGGGTCAGGCCGGTCCCGTCGACCTGACGGTCACCGTCGGCGGCGAGCAGCGCGCGGGCGGCGGCGAGAAGATCGACGTCGTGCAGCCGCACAACCACGGCCATGTCCTCGGCACCATCCAAAGCGCGACCGGGCAGGACGCGACCGACGCGATCGCTGCCGCCGCGAAGGCCGCTCCGGAGTGGCGCGCCCTGTCCTACGACGACCGCGCGGCCATCCTGCTGCGTGCGGCCGATCTGCTGAGCGGCCCGTGGCGCGCGACGCTGAACGCCGCCACCATGCTCGGCCAGTCGAAGACCGCCACCCAGGCCGAGATCGACTCCGCGTGCGAGCTCGCCGACTTCTGGCGCTTCAACGTCAAGTTCGGCCGCGAGATCCTCGATCACCAGCCGGTCAGCTCGCCGGGCGTGTGGAACCGCATGGAGCACCGTCCGCTTGAGGGCTTCGTCTACGCGATCACGCCGTTCAACTTCACCGCGATCGCCGGCAACCTGCCGACCGCGCCCGCGCTGATGGGCAACACCGTGCTGTGGAAGCCGTCGCCGACGCAGAGCTTCGCCGCGCACCTGACCATGCGGCTGCTCGAAGAAGCCGGCATGCCGCCGGGCGTGATCAACCTGCTGCCGGGTGACGGCAAGGCCGTCTCGGAGGTCGCGCTGACGCACCGCGATCTGGCGGGCATCCACTTCACCGGCTCCACCGCCACGTTCCAGCACCTGTGGGGCACTGTCGGCGCGAACATCGCCGGCTACCGCAGCTACCCGCGCCTCGTCGGCGAGACCGGCGGCAAGGACTTCGTGCTCGCGCACCCGTCCGCGGACATCGACGTGCTTCGTACCGCGCTCGTCCGCGGCGCGTTCGAGTACCAGGGCCAGAAGTGCTCCGCTGCTTCGCGGGCGTACGTGCCGCGCAGCATCTGGGAACAGCTGAAGGACGGCCTTGCGTCCGAGACCGCCGCGCTCAGCTACGGGGACGTCACCGACCTGTCGAACTTCGGCGGCGCGGTGATCGACCGTCGTGCGTTCGACAAGCACGCCTCGCTCTTCGAGCGCGTGAAGAACGACAGCGAGGTCGAGATCCTCGTCGGTGGCACTGCGGACGACAGCGTCGGCTACTTCGTGCAGCCGACTGTCCTCGTCTCGACCAACCCGAAGCACGAGATCTTCAGTACCGAGTACTTCGGCCCGATCCTGTCCGTCTACGTCTACGACGACCGGGATGACACCGCTTTCGACGCCGTCCTGCGGCTGGTCGACGAGACCGCCTCGTACGCCCTCACCGGCGCTGTGATCGCGAACGACCGCACGGCCGTCGCGAAGGCGTCCGAGGCGCTGCGGTTCACCGCGGGCAACTTCTACGTCAACGACAAGCCGACCGGCGCGGTCGTCGGCCAGCAGCCGTTCGGCGGGGCGCGCGCCTCGGGCACCAACGACAAGGCCGGCTCGGTCTTCAACCTGCTCCGCTGGACGAGCCCGCGCTCGATCAAGGAGACCTTCGTGCCGCCGACCTCAGTGCGTTACCCGCACCAGGGCTGAGAGGAGAACCGTCATGCTGCGTGCCCCGTTGCTCGCCGCCGCTCGTTCCCAGCGGATGCGTGCGCTGGTCGAGGCGGTTCCGGTGACCCGGTCCGTCGTGCGCCGGTTCGTGTCCGGCTCGGCTACCGCCGACGCCGTGCGCGCCGCTCGGGAGCTGGCCGCCGACGGCCGGAAGATCACCATCGACCACCTCGGCGAAGACACCACGGACGCTGCCCAGGCCACCGCCACCGTGCAGGCGTACGAGGAGTTGCTGACGGCACTGTCCGAGCAGGGGCTCGCCGAAGGCGCCGATGTCTCGGTCAAGCTGTCCGCGGTCGGGCAGTTCCTGCCGGGTGACGGCGAAGGCGTCGCGCTGGAGAACGCGCGAAAGATCTGTGCCGCTGCGGAAGCGGTCGGGGCAACCGTGACGCTGGACATGGAAGACCACACCACCACGGACTCGACGCTCGGCATCCTCCGCGAGCTGCGTGCCGAGTACCCGTGGGTGGGCGCGGTCCTGCAGGCGTACTTGCACCGCACCGAGCAGGACTGCCGCGACCTGTCCGGCCCTGGGTCGCGCGTGCGGCTGTGCAAGGGCGCGTACGCCGAGCCGGAGACGGTGGCGTTCCAGGACAAGGCCGAAGTGGACAAGTCCTATGTGCGGTGCCTGCGCGTGCTGATGGCCGGGCAGGGCTACCCGATGGTCGCGTCGCACGACCCGCGGATGATCGCGATCGCCGGCAAGCTGGCGGCGGACGCCGGCCGGACCGCAGGCGACCACGAGTACCAGATGCTGTACGGCATCCGGCCGGAGGAGCAGAAGCGGCTGGCCGCCGAAGGCGAGACGGTGCGCGTGTACGTGCCGTGCGGCGACGAGTGGTACGGGTACTTCATGCGCCGGCTGGCCGAACGCCCGGCGAACCTCGTGTTCTTCCTGCGCGGACTGGTCACCCGGTCCTGACCGGACTCGCCGTCCGGACTTGACGACAGCAGAGGCCCGGCACCCTTTCGGGTGCCGGGCCTTCGTCTGTTCCCCGGGTCTTGCGCTTGTGCTCGCCAGGTCAGGCTTGCTTGGCCTGCTCGGCGGCGGCGGCCTCGCGAACCTTGTCCATGTCGACCTCGCGCGCCTGCCGGATGACGTCTTCCAGCGCGGCCTCCGGCAGAGCACCCGGCTGGGAGTAGATGAGAGTCCGGTCCCGGATCACCGCGAGGGTCGGGATGGACCGGATGTTGAACGCGGCGGCCAGCTGCTGCTGGTCCTCGGTGTCCACCTTGGTGAACGCGATGTCGCCGTGCTTCTCCGACGCCTTTTCGAACACCGGTGCGAACTGGCGGCACGGGCCGCACCAGCTCGCCCAGAAATCGATCAGCACGAAATCGTTGTCGGTCACGGTCTGGTCGAAGTTCTCCGCGGTCAGTTCGACTGTGCTCATGTCCGGTTCAACGAGCGAGCCGGGCCGGGAATTCCCCGGGACGGGGTAGCGTCCCTGTTCGGTGACCGTTGTTCCTTGTTCGTGGAGGTCGATGTGGCTGACGGGATTCTCGGGCGGATCGATGAGCTGATCGCTGAGGAGAAGGAGTTGCGAGGACGGGCGGTCGGCGTCGGGCTGTCCTCGGACGAGCGGGGACGGCTGGCCAGGGCCGAGGAGGAACTGGACCAGTGCTGGGACCTGCTGCGGCAGCGGCGGGCGCGGGTCGAGTTCGACGAGGACCCCGACGACGCCACGGTGCGTTCGGCGCGGGAGGTAAAGGGCTATCGGCAATAAGAGCATGTCTCACCCGGTGCTGTCGCGAGGCATCGGTGGCGGGCGACCAGGTTGCCGGTCTGTCCGTGAAGGGCCCCTTGAAGGAATCCAAGTCCCTGAAGGGGCCTTGCCCGGACGGGACCTGGCGGGCCGTTCGGTACGTGGCCACCTCAGCCAAGCTCTAAGCCGTGGCCCTCGATCGCGCTCGCGGTTCGCCGAGGAAGAGGTGCCTCGGCGAACCGCTGCCGCAGGTCTTTCAGACAGTGATCACCCGGCGGCCCCGGGTATGGCCGGATTTGCTGTCTCGATGCGCGGCCGCGGCGTCCGCCAGCGCATAAATCTTTTCGTTCGGGATATGCAGTTCGCCGTTGCCGATCAGCCGCACCGTCTCGGCCAATGCCGCGGGCATGTCGCCGGGGGTGCCGGCGAAGCGCACGCCGCGGTCGGGTGCGGTCAGATCGGCGATAGAGACGACTTTGTCCGGGACGCCGGTCAGCGCGACGAGTTCTTCGATGACATCGGAGCCGGACAAGTCCAGTGCCGCGTGCATGGCGCCGAACGCGCGGACGCGAGCGGGTCAGCCTCGGCGGTGGACGAGGTTTTCCGGCTGATCGACGCCGCTTGGGCGGCGGCCCGTCCGGCGGTGGCTCGCTAGGAAAGCTCGCTAGGAAAGCCGGACTCGCGGCGGTCCTTCGCGGCTCGCCGTACGGCGGCTGCGGCAGTTCGCCGTCCGGTGGCTGTGCTGCGCGAGATTCTGTCGTTTCCGCTACTCTCGGTGATCTTCTTACTCTCGAGTGGGTGAGGCGGTAAGGCCGAGTTGAGTGATGCGGAATCGAACAGGCGTTCGACAAGCTGGTGAGGTGTCCGAAACGACCTTCCCGGTGGAGCAGCCCCGCCTCCGCCCTCTCAGACAGCCGCGGGGCACCCGCCGGCAGACCTCTGTCCGACAGCTGCTCCACAGCGATCGACCACGGTTCAGCTTGCCGCGGCACCTGCTGGGCGTCGCGTCTGGAGTGCTGATGAAGGCGGCGCGCGCCGTACCCGCGGTCGTTCTATCGTTCAGCAGGCCGGCCCCGGCCGCCGACCGTTCCCGCTCTGGCAGCTCAGGCGGGGCAGAGCGTCCCGCCGTCCGGGATCTTGCCGTCGACCAGGAACGCCTGCGCGGCGGCTGTGACACAAGGAGACTGTCCGACTGCGCCGTGCCCGACACCCTGCCATGTGATGGTGACCGCGCTGGGCATCTGGTCGGCGGCCCTGGTGGTGCCGATTCCCGGCGTCACCGGGTCGGTCGCGGTGGCAGCGACCAGGATGGGCGGCGCGCCCGGAGCGCCGGCAGGCGGCAGCGGCTCGCGGCGGACCGGCCAAGCACCGCACCAAGCGAGTTCCTGGGCGACCGCCACGCCGAACTGCGGGTACTTGGCGCGCATCGCGTCGGCGGCGCGGTCCAGCTGGTCGGCGGGCAGCCGCGTGGCGGAGTCGTTGCAGCGGGTCGCGATGGTGCCGCCGATGCGTGCCGTCCGGCCGTGGAGGTCGGCCAGCGCCGGATCGACGAACCCGGCCAGCGCGGTCACGTCGCCGTTCTTGGCCGCGGCGAGCGCGTCGGCGAGCGCCGTCCAGTTCGACCGGTTGGCGAGGCCCAGGTAAACCGCGTAGGTCGCGACGCCGGGGTCCATCGTCACGCCGTCCGGGGTGTCCACCGGAGAAGTGCGGAGGCGGTCGGTCACCGTTTTGAGCGCGGCCTTCGCGTCGCCCAGCGAGCAGCTGCGGGCGGCGCAGTCCGCGGAGAACGCGTCGAAGGTGGCCTGCGCGCCAGCGGCGACCGCGTCCAGGACCGCCGCGCGATCTTGACCGGGGTCCGGCACGCCGTCCAGCGCCATGCGGCCGACCTGCGCCGGGTAGCGCACCGCGTAGTCCGAAAGCACTTTCGAACCGTCTCCGCGGCCCAGCGCGTTCAGCCGGTCCATGCCGAGCTGACGGCGCAGCTGGTCGAGATCCCCAGCAGTACGCCAGCTGTCCAGCGCGGTCTTCGCGGTGTCGAGGTCGAGCGAGCACTGCTGGCCCGCGCGGCGGGAGGCGTCCAGGACGTCGCCGAGGCCGCCCTGTGCCGGGTCCGCACCGAGCAGCGCCGAACGCACCTCGAGCGGCACACACTGGACGATGCCGGACTGTCCGGTGCCACGGCGGTCCACGCCGATCAGCGAAAACTTCTTCAAGAAGTCCGGCGGCAGCTGGGTGGCCAGCCGCGCGGCGAACAGCGAACCCGGTTCGCCGCCGACGTCGTTCACCACCACCAGCGGAATCGGTCCGTCTCCGGCCTTGAGCACGAAGATGCGGGCGAGCAGGTGCTGGGTGTCGTCGGGAGCGTCGAGCGGCGAGTTGATCCGCGCGCAGGTGAGATGCAGCGAGTCGGGCAGGGCCGGCTCGGGCATCCGCTGCCGGGTTTCCGCGTCGCAGTTGGCCCAGCGCAGGCTGGTCTTCTTGGGCTCGGCCAGCGGCGGCAGCGGCACCGCGGCGGAGCTCGGCGGGGGAGCGGCGCCAGGGTGCCCGTCGTTGTCGATCACCGCGGGCCGCACCGACGGTCCGGTGGTGCACCCGGCCAGCGCGAACACCCCCAGCGTCGCCGCCGCCAGCCGGGCGCGCAGACGGGAACGGCTGGGGGAACGGCGGTGCACGGGCTGATCCTCACGTCTACTCGGCGGAACTCTCGGACGAGCTTGGCACGGCCGATGTGGGAAGCCAGTGAGCGGGTCCCGCGGCGTGTCCGGCCCGCGCTGGCCCGGCCCGGGTCAGTGCGTCCGCACGACCTCGCCCCGGAACACCGCCGAAAGGTCGTACCGCGCCGGCTCGTCCAGCTGCGCGTAGCCGCACGAAGCTGGTTCCCGGTCCGGCCGCCAGCGCGCGAACTGGGCGGTGTGGCGGAAGCGCGAAGGGTAGCCGCCCTCGGTGTGCTCGTACGAAACTTCCACCACGCGCTCCAGCCGCAGCGGCACCCACGGCTGTTCCTTCGAGCGCCAGCGTGTGACGCCGCCCGGAATGCGCTGGCCCTCGCACACCTCGTCGCCCAGCCACGGATGGCCCGCCCCGTCGCTGATCAACGGAGCCAGCTCCTGTGCCAGTTCGCGCCGGCGCGCGGCAGGGAAAGAGCCGACGACGCCCACGTGGTGCAGCAGCCCGTTGCCGTCGTACAAGCCCAGCAAGAAGGAGCCGACGGCTTCGCCCGGTCCGCCGTCCACGTGCCAGCGCAGACCGGCCAGCACGCAGTCCGCGGTGCGGGAATGCTTGTACTTGAACAAAACCCGCTTGCCCGGCGCGTACGGCTCGTCCAGCGGTTTTCCGATCACGCCGTCCAGCCCGGCGCCTTCGAAAAGCTCGAACCAGCGCCGCGCGGTGTCCGGATCGGTCGTCGCCGGGGTCAGGGCGATGCCGGGCAGCCCCGCCAGCCGCTCGCGCCGCGCCGAGGTCGGTTCAGCCACCAAGGACTCGTCGCCGATCGCGAGCACATCGAAGGCCACGAACTGCGCGGGCGTCTGTTCCGCGAGGAGCTGGACCCGGCTGTCCGCAGGGTGGATGCGCTCGGTCAGCGCGTCGAAGTCGAGCTTGCCGTCCCGCGCGACGACCAGTTCGCCATCGAGCACGACCCGGTCCGGCAAGGTTTCCCACAGCGCGGCGAGCACTTCCGGGAAGTACCGGTTCAACGGCTTTTCCGCGCGCGACTGCAAGGTGATCTCGTCCCCGTCGCGGAACACCAGGCAGCGGAACCCGTCCCACTTCGGCTCGAACAGCAGACCGCCGGAATCCGGGATGGCCTTCGCCGGCTTCGCGAGCATGGGCTTGATCGGTGCCTGCACAGGGAGGGCCATGCGGGCATTCTCGGGGAAACCCGGGGTCAGCGCACGCGTGCCGAGCCCGCCGTGTCGAGTTCGATCCGCACCGCGGTCGGCAGCGTCTCCACTCCAAGCGAATTCCGGGCTCTGGTCAGCACAAACGAGTCCAGCTCTTCCCACACCTGCCGAACCTCGGTGCCTTCCGCCAGCCAGAGCGTGATCCGGACAGCGGGTTCGGCCACCGTGCCGACCGATCGAACCCGCGCGCGGGTAACGCCTTCGAGGCTTTCCGCGTCGGTCTGCACCGCGCCGGCCAGCGCGCCGCCCGTGACGGTCAGCTCCGCGCCGACGGTTTCGTCCAGTCGCAGGTCCGGGCGGCGTTCCGGGCGCAATGAACGGAAGAACCACCGCAAGCCCAGCACCAGCAACAGCACCCCGAGCACGACCGCACCGATCCGCGCGTACAGCGCGTGGCCGCTGAGCCAGTCGACCGCGATCGGGTCCAGCACGGGCCGATGCCCGCGGAACTGGCCTAGCCAGCCCATGCCGACCACCAAAGCGCCGGCCCCGGCCAGCACCGCGAGCACTCCGACCAGAGCGGTCAGGGTGCGCTCACCACGGTACGAACGTCCTTGCGCGCGACGCGCAGCCGAAACACTCATCGTCGGTCCTTCGGGGAGTCGACCACCACGGAGACTTTCGGCCGACGCTGCAGGGGGAGATCGTCCAGCACGCCAGCGACGGTCTCCAACAGCCGCGGCCGCAACTGTTCCTCGTTCTCCAGCCGGCTTGTCGCGCGCACCCGCACCCGGCGGGCGCTGGCTGTCACAGACGCGCCGCGCACGTTGTCCTGTGCGCGGACCGCCACGCCCACCATCCTCGCGAGCGCCCGCGGCGAAGTGCTGACCGTGATGCCTTCCGACGGGTCCGTCATCCGCACGGCGCGGTCCCCGGCGCTCAACGCCAGCAGCACCAGGACGACCCCGGCCACCACGACGATCCCAGCGGCGATCCGCACCGGCGTGCTGGTCCAGTCGACCGCGGCGAGCTCGGCCTTCCATCGCGGCCAGGGCACCAGCAGAGGTGTCTTGCCCGGCTGCCACCAGGACCATCCGACCTCCAGCGCCAGCAGCGCGCCGCCGGCCGCGACGGCCAGCGCTAGCAACGTGGACAGGAGCCGAACGAGGACGCGCATCACTGCACCCTCGGCCGGAGGTCCGGCAGCAGCGCGGTGACCGTCACCGCCACCGAACGCACGTGATAGGAGGTGATCCGCTCGACTTCCTCGACCACTCTGTCGCGCACCTGCCCGGTCACCTCGCGCACCGGCGCCGGGTACCGCAGCGCGAGATCGAGCGACAGATCGACGTCGTTGTCCGAGCCCCCGACTTTGGCGGACGTACCAGAGGTCCCGGTGCTGACCCCCGCGACGCGACGCTCGGCCGGCACGGTGCCCGGCACCTGGTCGGCGGCGTGCTGGGCGACCTTGCGCACGACGGTCTGCGCGATGCTGAGCGAACCGCGCTCGGCCGGCTCGGGCAGGTCGGTGCGGGACGGCGCGGCCTCGACCGCCTGGGTCACTTGTCCCGGCCCTTCCCGAACAGATCGCTGAGGTCGAGCTCGCCGTCGAGGATCCGGCCGACCACGAGCCCGATGATGCCGACCGCGAGAGTCACCAGAAAGGCGGTGAATCCCTGAGTCGCGGCCAGGCCGAGAATCAGCCCGGCGAGAATCCCGGTCTGCGTAGCGTTCAACGTGCGCCCTCCTGGGATATGCGTGCTGCGAATGCTGTGCGGGTTGCCGCCTCGGCGGCAGTGTCCGTGCCTGGGCCGCCGGTGCCCGCGGTCCGAGAGCTGTGCCGTTTCTGCCGGGCCCGGCCTTGCCGCGCCGGTCCCTCCGCACCAGGCGGCCGCACCGGCAACACCGGCTTCCCGGTCACTCGACCCGGCTCGACTCGGGCTCGTCTTCCTCGCCCGGCAGGTGGACGTCGTTCACCGAGATGTTCACCTCGACCACGTCGAGCGCAGTGATCTGCTCGACCGCGGTGATCACGTTGCGCCGCACTTCGCGGGCAACCTCGGCAATCCGCGCGCCGTACTCGACGACGACGTCGAGGTCGATCGCAGCCTGCTTCTCGCCGACCTCCACCGAGACCCCAGCGGTCGAAGTCGCCCCGGAGCCCGGAATCTTGTCCCGCAGCGCGCCAAGAGCCCGCGACACCCCGCCGCCGAGCGCGTGGACGCCCGGCACCTCCCGCGCAGCCAGCGCGGCGATCTTCTGCACGACCAGCGAAGCGATTGTCGTGCGCCCAGCGGTATCTGCTTGTTCCACCGCGGCAAGAGCAGCGGAAGGGACAGCGGTCGGTGCGTCGGGCCGGTTCGGGGTCGGCATGGTTTCTCGCTCCCTGTAGCAGTCGTGGCGCGTCCAGTGT
This sequence is a window from Amycolatopsis benzoatilytica AK 16/65. Protein-coding genes within it:
- a CDS encoding Asp23/Gls24 family envelope stress response protein; the protein is MTQAVEAAPSRTDLPEPAERGSLSIAQTVVRKVAQHAADQVPGTVPAERRVAGVSTGTSGTSAKVGGSDNDVDLSLDLALRYPAPVREVTGQVRDRVVEEVERITSYHVRSVAVTVTALLPDLRPRVQ
- a CDS encoding Asp23/Gls24 family envelope stress response protein; the protein is MPTPNRPDAPTAVPSAALAAVEQADTAGRTTIASLVVQKIAALAAREVPGVHALGGGVSRALGALRDKIPGSGATSTAGVSVEVGEKQAAIDLDVVVEYGARIAEVAREVRRNVITAVEQITALDVVEVNISVNDVHLPGEEDEPESSRVE